A stretch of Dehalococcoidia bacterium DNA encodes these proteins:
- a CDS encoding prepilin-type N-terminal cleavage/methylation domain-containing protein, giving the protein MVLHRDQRGITLLEAMIVFSILVVLNAIMLPAISGRILAARDTGRTNDEALITRAVSSFTGEAPLNRENGLRYPAWGDSPPTPSSFQAVVYNFKLPNGRTTTLYVKPLDFFAGYVVADTNQTVRFLTGYLKNAPKHASDRFDPAKFSNGRVVFAGGATATGGVAATISVWVLDQNAVAHALIDDNAY; this is encoded by the coding sequence ATGGTGCTACATAGGGACCAGAGAGGCATCACCCTCCTGGAGGCGATGATCGTCTTCTCCATCCTGGTCGTCCTCAACGCCATCATGCTCCCCGCCATATCAGGGCGCATCTTGGCAGCTCGCGACACCGGTCGCACCAATGACGAGGCGCTCATCACGCGGGCGGTGAGCAGCTTTACGGGCGAGGCGCCCCTCAACAGAGAGAACGGCCTGCGCTACCCCGCGTGGGGAGATAGTCCGCCAACACCGTCGTCGTTCCAGGCGGTGGTCTATAACTTCAAGCTGCCTAACGGCAGGACGACCACTCTTTACGTCAAACCGTTGGACTTCTTCGCCGGCTACGTTGTAGCAGACACGAACCAGACGGTGCGGTTCTTGACCGGGTACCTCAAGAACGCCCCCAAGCATGCGTCCGACCGGTTTGACCCGGCGAAGTTCAGCAACGGCAGAGTGGTCTTCGCCGGCGGCGCCACGGCAACGGGCGGCGTCGCCGCCACCATCAGCGTCTGGGTGCTTGACCAGAACGCCGTGGCGCACGCGCTCATTGACGATAACGCCTACTAG